From Danaus plexippus chromosome 11, MEX_DaPlex, whole genome shotgun sequence, the proteins below share one genomic window:
- the LOC116765633 gene encoding peroxisome biogenesis factor 2: MSITYIPRVTQLDSLQLDTELEELFKQKIFQATKYFEPGLLQPILPEIDLSIRTWLFLNSVKTNKSTFGQQMLSLKYKPDNFARSKLYWYFVYAIGLKYLRDRALYSFTSNTRVQNFLSKIETFQLVGDILNFLRFIQSGKHPALIDFILGLELTADKLTREDLTDFSWTRELLWHNLIELIGTVLSLVNMFGLKQRMTTILKYMWWKNRKSYKASASQATMTLNTTCAFCNEKPVLPHIMGCSHIFCYYCLSANKTADPDFTCPKCDYNGKEVTKYIVAM, from the exons atgtctattACTTACATCCCAAGGGTGACCCAG TTGGATTCTTTACAATTAGATACCGAATTGGAAGAACtatttaagcaaaaaatttttcaagCTACGAAATATTTTGAG CCCGGCCTTCTCCAGCCTATTCTTCCTGAAATCGACTTGTCAATTCGGACAtggctatttttaaattcggtGAAAACTAATAAAAGCACTTTTGGTCAGCAAAtgctttctttaaaatataaaccagATAATTTTGCTAGAAGCAAATTGTACTGGTATTTTGTGTATGCTATTGGGTTAAAGTATCTAAGAGATAGAgctttatatagttttacatCTAACACCCGAGTGCAGAACTTTCTATCTAAAATAGAAACATTCCAGCTAGTaggtgacattttaaattttcttcgtTTCATACAAAGTGGGAAACACCCTGCtcttatagattttattcttGGATTAGAGTTGACAGCAGATAAATTGACAAGGGAGGACCTCACTGACTTCTCTTGGACTCGGGAATTGTTATGGCATAATCTTATT GAACTTATAGGAACGGTGCTATCATTAGTAAATATGTTTGGTTTAAAACAAAGAATGACCACAATATTGAAGTATATGTGGTGGAAAAATCGTAAATCATACAAAGCCTCGGCGAGTCAAGCAACAATGACTTTGAACACAACATGTGCATTTTGCAATGAAAAACCTGTTCTGCCACACATTATGGGCTGCTCACACATATTTTGCTATTACTGTCTCTCG GCTAATAAGACTGCGGATCCAGATTTTACATGTCCAAAATGTGATTACAATGGAAAAGAAGTTACCAAATACATCGTGgcaatgtaa
- the LOC116766047 gene encoding paternally-expressed gene 3 protein-like, producing MQSILLVTIAFLSNAFAYHDPDLNYHLSQVQNIQGCGHTGYNYAAPAIQLSLPEAKATAAPRLIQAEALSASSGYKNAEGFTQNVLFQETPQVSYQSQPAITYQTPIAATYSGYSAQREQHGYATSAGLSASATRTVIPQATYAQAPIIAKITAAPLQAKFTISPPRTTYVSQNLLSQQSTYNSGSSARASLNSFSHGAGPVVSQVYAAPTAGYTTSPALKVQSQQTVLPAYQYQTAAPLSVAQVYKAPVGTQYSSSIVSHDSAPSLTQYSAPTYRASNLAQQTASVQYSSPAHYVTQSAVQYTSPVAQYSAPSVTHYSAPVVTQYSRVQPAVQASQYLAPSVSHQTVSTPEVAIADIAQVVKNSQRAKNVHTEFLENYDAHPRYAFEYGVNDPHTGDIKQQKEERDGDVVKGQYSLVEPDGSVRTVNYVADWETGFHANVHNSKDKQH from the exons ATGCAATCG ATACTGCTTGTGACTATTGCATTCCTTTCAAATGCATTCGCTTATCACGATCCCGATCTTAATTACCATTTGAGTCAGGTGCAAAATATTCAAGGATGTGGTCACACTGGCTATAACTATGCAGCTCCCGCAATACAGCTATCATTACCGGAAGCAAAAGCCACAGCTGCCCCAAGACTTATTCAAGCGGAAGCGCTTTCTGCTTCTAGTGGCTACAAGAACGCCGAAGGATTCACACAAAATGTGCTTTTCCAAGAAACTCCTCAAGTCAGCTATCAGTCGCAGCCAGCTATCACATACCAAACACCAATAGCTGCAACGTATTCTGGTTACTCAGCCCAAAGGGAACAGCATGGGTATGCTACTTCTGCTGGCTTATCAGCATCTGCTACAAGAACTGTAATTCCACAAGCAACTTACGCCCAAGCTCCAATAATAGCTAAAATAACTGCAGCACCGTTGCAAGCAAAATTCACGATATCCCCACCTAGAACCACATATGTGTcccaaaatttattatcgcaACAATCTACTTATAACTCCGGATCATCTGCAAGGGCATCATTAAATTCATTCAGTCACGGAGCTGGCCCAGTAGTGTCTCAAGTATATGCAGCGCCCACGGCTGGTTACACAACTTCACCGGCACTTAAAGTGCAATCGCAACAAACAGTTCTTCCAGCTTATCAGTATCAAACTGCAGCGCCGTTATCAGTGGCGCAAGTTTACAAAGCACCAGTTGGGACTCAATACTCAAGTTCTATTGTGTCTCATGATTCAGCTCCAAGTTTAACACAGTATTCTGCGCCGACTTATAGAGCTTCTAATTTAGCTCAGCAAACGGCATCGGTACAATACTCTTCTCCAGCTCATTACGTAACACAATCGGCAGTTCAATATACATCACCAGTCGCTCAATACTCAGCTCCATCTGTGACTCATTATTCTGCACCAGTCGTGACTCAATACTCAAGAGTACAGCCAGCTGTACAGGCCTCGCAATATTTAGCACCGTCAGTATCCCATCAAACAGTTTCCACTCCAGAAGTAGCTATAGCAGATATAGCTCAGGTCGTCAAGAACTCACAGAGGGCTAAAAATGTGCACACGGAATTCTTGGAGAACTAC gACGCACATCCTCGGTATGCTTTTGAATACGGTGTAAACGATCCCCACACCGGAGACATCAAACAGCAAAAAGAAGAACGCGACGGAGATGTTGTTAAAg GTCAATACTCTTTGGTGGAACCGGACGGTTCGGTGCGAACTGTCAACTACGTCGCTGACTGGGAGACCGGTTTCCACGCTAACGTTCACAATAGCAAAGACAAGCAACACTAA